A genome region from Sardina pilchardus chromosome 22, fSarPil1.1, whole genome shotgun sequence includes the following:
- the LOC134070545 gene encoding interferon a3-like, with translation MQDKFPQYSRTYLTLLEEMGEKITEDSVGVHFPDELYRLARKSQPERIIRFIAQVLDEVSLLLDEDLNVVAWDQKKLKDFMSTLDTQLVATQSCGDKAKAWELIRKEVHRHLTKVDLLASTRL, from the exons ATGCAGGACAAATTCCCGCAGTATAGCAGGACATATTTGACCTTGCTGGAAGAGATG GGTGAGAAGATAACCGAGGACAGCGTGGGAGTTCATTTCCCTGATGAGCTGTACAGACTTGCAAGAAAGTCACAG CCTGAGAGGATCATCAGGTTCATAGCCCAGGTGCTGGACGAGGTGTCGCTCCTACTGGACGAGGATCTGAACGTCGTGGCCTGGGACCAGAAGAAGCTGAAGGATTTCATGAGCAccctggacacacagctggtggCAACTCAGTCATGT GGGGACAAGGCCAAGGCCTGGGAGTTGATCAGGAAGGAAGTTCACCGCCACCTGACGAAGGTCGACCTTCT
- the LOC134070277 gene encoding solute carrier family 2, facilitated glucose transporter member 11-like, which produces MKELTLALTVFCTAIGGTLQYGYNLSIINAPTAHIQKFINDTCWERWFVSLEQSHITLIWTVIVSTYSLGGLFGALLAGPMAVRFGRKGALLLNNVFLFSSAIFALTSRAARSFEMIILARLLAGINAGVSMNVQPMYFGESSPKHLRGAVTFSSAVFTAFGIMLGQVMGLTEILGSEPCWPYLLASNALPGLFQLLTLPWFPESPRYLLIDRGDREACSQALRRFRGCAVSEEEMEEMLQEKELAAGAKARSLRNLLSDRNLWPQIRIVMAASSGMMLCGNDAIYFYASSIFQEAGIPAGRIQYVAIGTGACELTAAVVCNLLIERAGRRRLLMGGYALMSCWAVVFTTALCLKGTVPGMPYLSMVCIFAYILSFGMGPAGVTGVLPSELFDQLARPSAYMVAGSLMWLNLFVVGTAFPFIVSSLGQFCFVPFCGVCVATCAFMGWNLPETKGRSLAEITADFDKRNQKDEGSKVKGEQGLSNQEEALELSVKSEEEPVDVSHVLCEG; this is translated from the coding sequence ATGAAAGAACTGACTCTAGCACTGACTGTGTTCTGCACTGCGATTGGGGGTACATTACAGTATGGCTACAACCTTTCCATTATCAATGCTCCCACAGCACACATTCAGAAATTCATCAACGACACATGCTGGGAGCGCTGGTTTGTCTCGCTCGAGCAAAGTCACATAACTCTGATATGGACAGTCATTGTGTCTACCTATTCCCTTGGGGGTCTATTTGGAGCGTTACTTGCAGGGCCCATGGCGGTCCGCTTCGGCCGTAAAGGTGCTCTTCTGCTGAACAATGTCTTTCTGTTCTCAAGTGCTATATTTGCGCTGACCAGCCGAGCTGCTCGTTCCTTTGAGATGATCATACTGGCTCGGCTGCTCGCGGGCATCAACGCTGGCGTGAGCATGAACGTTCAGCCCATGTACTTCGGCGAGAGCTCACCCAAGCATCTGCGCGGAGCGGTCACCTTCTCCTCGGCCGTCTTCACTGCTTTCGGCATCATGCTCGGACAGGTGATGGGCCTGACCGAGATACTCGGGTCAGAGCCCTGCTGGCCTTACCTGCTGGCCAGCAATGCGCTTCCTGGGCTGTTCCAACTCCTCACGCTGCCCTGGTTCCCAGAAAGCCCGCGCTACCTGCTCATCGACAGGGGGGACAGGGAAGCCTGTAGCCAGGCGCTTAGGAGGTTCCGGGGCTGCGCCGTCtccgaggaggagatggaggagatgctCCAGGAGAAGGAGCTGGCGGCGGGGGCCAAGGCTCGCTCCCTGCGGAACCTGCTGTCCGACCGGAACCTGTGGCCACAGATCCGAATCGTCATGGCGGCCAGCAGCGGCATGATGCTTTGCGGCAACGACGCCATCTACTTCTACGCCTCCTCCATCTTCCAGGAGGCCGGCATTCCCGCAGGCAGGATCCAGTACGTGGCGATCGGCACGGGCGCCTGCGAGCTGACCGCTGCCGTCGTGTGCAACCTCCTCATAGAGCGGGCGGGCCGGCGGCGGCTTCTCATGGGCGGCTACGCGCTGATGTCGTGTTGGGCCGTGGTCTTCACCACGGCCCTCTGCCTGAAGGGCACCGTGCCGGGCATGCCGTACCTGAGCATGGTGTGCATCTTCGCCTACATCCTCAGCTTCGGCATGGGCCCCGCCGGGGTGACCGGCGTGCTGCCCTCCGAGCTCTTCGACCAGCTGGCACGGCCCTCGGCCTACATGGTGGCCGGCTCGCTGATGTGGCTCAACCTCTTCGTGGTGGGCACGGCCTTCCCGTTCATCGTGAGCAGCCTCGGGCAGTTCTGCTTCGTGCCCTTCTGTGGCGTCTGTGTGGCGACCTGTGCTTTCATGGGCTGGAACCTTCCGGAAACTAAGGGCAGGTCTCTGGCCGAGATCACCGCTGACTTTGATAAGCGTAACCAGAAAGATGAggggtcaaaggttaaaggtgaACAAGGCCTGTCAAATCAAGAAGAGGCTCTTGAACTAAGTGTGAAGTCTGAGGAAGAGCCAGTGGACGTAAGTCATGTACTGTGTGAGGGTTGA
- the LOC134070278 gene encoding RNA-binding protein with serine-rich domain 1-like, protein MAPSPTKRKDRSDDKTKERGKEKASTKEGADKERGREKGRKRRSASTGSSSSSSSSSSGSSSGSSSGSSSSSASSRSGSSSSRSSSSSSSSGSPTPNRRRHDNRRRSRSKSKSLKKDDKDRRRRSPSPRPTKVYLGRLTRNVIKEHIQEIFSTYGKIKMIDMPMDRLHPHLSKGYCYVEYETADEAEKALKHMDGGQIDGQEITATAVLALRVRPPPRRPSPPRRMPPPPPMWRRTPPRMRRRSRSPRRRSPVRRRSRSRSPGRRRHRSRSSSNSSR, encoded by the exons AT GGCTCCGTCGCCGACCAAGAGGAAGGATCGCTCGGACGACAAGACCAAAGAGCGAGGCAAGGAGAAAGCGAGCACCAAAGAAGGGGCGGACaaggagaggggcagagagaaggGGCGCAAACGCCGCAGTGCCTCCACAGGCAGCAGCAG CTCCAGTTCCAGCAGTAGCTCGGGCTCCAGCTCGGGCTCGTCCAGCGGGTCCAGCTCCTCCTCGGCGTCCAGTCGCTCGGGATCCTCCAGCTCtcgctcctccagctcctccagctcctcgggGTCGCCCACGCCCAACCGCCGCCGCCACGACAACCGCAGACGCTCTCGCTCCAA GTCAAAGTCATTGAAGAAGGACGACAAAGATCGGCGCCGCAGGAGCCCCAGCCCCAGGCCCACCAAGGTCTACCTCGGCCGCCTCACCAGGAACGTCATCAAG GAGCACATCCAGGAGATCTTCTCCACCTATGGGAAGATCAAGATGATCGACATGCCCATGGACAGGCTCCACCCCCACCTGTCGAAGGGCTACTGCTACGTGGAGTACGAGACGGCCGACGAGGCGGAGAAGGCCCTCAAGCACATGGATGGAG GTCAGATTGATGGGCAGGAGATCACGGCCACCGCAGTGCTGGCCCTCAGAGTGCGTCCACCCCCCCGCCGGCCTTCCCCTCCCCGCAGGatgccccctccgccccccatGTGGCGCAGGACCCCCCCACGGATGAGAAGGAG GTCCCGCTCACCTCGACGACGGTCTCCAGTCCGTCGCCGTTCCCGATCTCGCTCTCCTGGCCGAAGACGCCATCGCTCGCGTTCCAGCTCCAACTCGTctcgataa
- the LOC134069979 gene encoding cytochrome c oxidase assembly protein COX19, protein MSAMNFGSKSFRPRAPDKGAFPLDHFGECKAFKEIFMRCLQNNRHDNSKCRLQSKDYLECRMENQLMAKEPLEKLGFKDLMDQPSTEKPESKP, encoded by the exons ATGTCGGCAATGAATTTTGGAAGTAAATCGTTCCGCCCTCGTGCTCCGGACAAAGGCGCTTTTCCTCTGGATCATTTTG GAGAATGTAAAGCTTTCAAAGAGATATTTATGCGATGCCTCCAAAACAACCGCCACGATAACTCCAAGTGTCGACTGCAGTCCAAAGACTACCTAGAATGCAGGATGGAAAA CCAACTGATGGCGAAGGAACCTTTGGAGAAGCTTGGTTTCAAAGACCTCATGGATCAGCCCAGCACTGAGAAGCCGGAGTCCAAACCATGA